One genomic window of Sulfurovum lithotrophicum includes the following:
- the leuB gene encoding 3-isopropylmalate dehydrogenase yields the protein MKTYKIGVIKGDGIGPEIVDEAIKVLDAVSVAQGFNLKYDEMLLGGSAIDETGVPLPEETIQGVKKCDAVLFGAIGGPKWDNLERHLRPETGLLGLRKEMGTFANLRPAMVYDELVNASSLKPAVIQGVDIMVVRELTGGIYFGQPRELHEDEAFNTMIYTKEEVRRIAVVAFDIAMKRDKRICSVDKANVLEVSQFWREIVEEVAKDYPEVELSHMYVDNAAMQLIRDPKQFDVILTGNIFGDILSDAASMLSGSIGLLPSASTGKGVGLFEPIHGSAPDIAGQGIANPLATISSASMMLRYALNETVAADRIDEAIRKALAEGYRTGDIGDYDAKEICTCTEMGDIIADYASR from the coding sequence ATGAAAACATATAAAATAGGTGTGATCAAAGGTGACGGGATCGGTCCGGAAATTGTAGATGAAGCGATCAAAGTACTCGACGCGGTCTCTGTAGCACAGGGATTCAACCTTAAATATGATGAAATGCTGCTTGGTGGTTCAGCCATTGATGAGACAGGCGTACCTCTTCCGGAAGAGACCATCCAGGGGGTCAAAAAATGCGACGCCGTACTTTTCGGTGCGATCGGCGGGCCAAAGTGGGACAATCTCGAGCGTCATTTGAGACCTGAAACAGGCCTTCTGGGACTCAGAAAAGAGATGGGAACCTTCGCCAACCTCAGGCCGGCAATGGTCTATGACGAACTGGTTAATGCTTCAAGCCTCAAGCCTGCCGTGATCCAGGGTGTGGACATCATGGTGGTACGTGAGCTTACAGGCGGTATCTACTTCGGGCAGCCAAGAGAGCTGCATGAGGACGAAGCGTTCAATACCATGATCTATACGAAAGAAGAGGTCAGACGTATCGCGGTCGTGGCATTTGATATCGCTATGAAGCGGGACAAACGTATCTGTTCCGTTGACAAAGCCAATGTGCTTGAAGTCAGCCAGTTCTGGAGAGAGATCGTCGAAGAAGTAGCCAAAGACTACCCAGAAGTGGAACTTTCCCATATGTATGTGGACAATGCCGCTATGCAGCTCATCCGTGACCCCAAACAGTTCGATGTGATTCTGACAGGAAATATCTTCGGTGACATCCTTTCTGATGCAGCCTCCATGCTTTCAGGTTCCATCGGGCTGCTTCCGAGCGCGAGTACCGGTAAAGGAGTAGGCTTGTTCGAGCCGATACATGGTTCTGCACCCGATATCGCAGGCCAGGGGATCGCAAACCCGCTTGCAACGATCTCGAGTGCCAGTATGATGCTGCGATATGCCCTGAATGAAACAGTTGCAGCAGACAGGATAGATGAGGCGATCAGAAAAGCACTTGCGGAAGGCTATAGAACAGGTGATATCGGTGACTACGATGCCAAAGAGATTTGTACATGTACAGAAATGGGTGATATTATCGCCGATTATGCGAGCCGATAA
- a CDS encoding 3-isopropylmalate dehydratase small subunit has product MQGKVWKFGDNIDTDLIIAARYLNTSEPAELAKHVMEDADPEFVSKMHEGDIIVAGENFGCGSSREHAPIALKAAGINAIIAPTFARIFYRNAFNMGLPIFELPEAEEINEGDVVRVDMDAGEIINVTQAKTYKFTPIPDFMQELVNAGGLIEFAKQEIQEGAK; this is encoded by the coding sequence TTGCAAGGTAAAGTTTGGAAATTTGGTGACAATATCGATACGGATCTGATCATCGCAGCAAGATACTTGAATACGAGTGAGCCTGCAGAACTGGCTAAACACGTTATGGAAGATGCGGACCCTGAGTTCGTTTCCAAAATGCATGAAGGCGACATCATTGTAGCGGGTGAGAACTTCGGATGCGGTTCGAGCCGTGAACATGCGCCTATCGCGCTTAAAGCAGCTGGGATCAATGCCATCATCGCACCTACTTTCGCGCGTATCTTTTACAGAAACGCCTTCAATATGGGATTGCCTATCTTTGAACTTCCCGAAGCCGAAGAGATCAATGAAGGTGATGTGGTCAGGGTCGATATGGATGCAGGCGAGATCATCAATGTGACACAGGCAAAGACATATAAGTTCACCCCGATCCCCGACTTCATGCAGGAGTTGGTCAATGCCGGAGGGCTGATAGAATTTGCAAAACAGGAAATCCAGGAAGGAGCAAAGTAA
- the purU gene encoding formyltetrahydrofolate deformylase, with the protein METKARVLIDCHDAKGLVYKISKIFYERDLNIDSNREFVDKEKERFFMRTVVSGTFEIDELDVALREVAPIDAHIRVIAPKDKKVVLLATKESHALGDILIRNAAGELGASIECVIANHETLRELVERFNIPFFHVPAEGLVREEHEARIMEKIDEHDFDFIVLAKYMRILTPSFVAAYPKQIINIHHSFLPAFIGANPYKQAYERGVKIIGATAHFVTNDLDEGPIIAQDVIPVNHRFDWKEMQRAGRDVEKVVLSRALNLVLHDRVFVNGNKTIIF; encoded by the coding sequence ATGGAAACTAAAGCACGCGTACTCATTGACTGTCACGATGCCAAAGGTCTGGTTTACAAGATCTCCAAAATCTTCTATGAGCGGGATCTGAATATTGACTCCAACCGCGAGTTCGTCGACAAAGAGAAAGAAAGATTCTTCATGCGTACCGTTGTCTCCGGGACGTTCGAGATAGATGAACTCGATGTGGCGCTCAGGGAAGTGGCACCCATAGATGCACATATTCGGGTGATCGCTCCCAAAGACAAGAAAGTAGTGCTTCTTGCAACGAAAGAATCCCATGCTCTGGGAGACATTCTTATTCGTAATGCAGCAGGCGAACTGGGTGCGAGTATCGAATGTGTCATTGCCAACCATGAGACACTTCGTGAGCTGGTAGAGCGCTTCAACATTCCTTTCTTCCATGTGCCTGCCGAAGGCCTGGTCAGGGAAGAGCATGAAGCCAGAATTATGGAAAAGATCGATGAGCATGACTTTGACTTCATTGTACTTGCCAAATACATGCGTATATTGACCCCTTCTTTCGTCGCGGCCTATCCGAAGCAGATCATCAACATCCACCATTCGTTCCTTCCTGCATTCATTGGGGCAAATCCCTACAAACAGGCGTATGAGCGAGGGGTGAAGATCATCGGTGCGACGGCACACTTTGTTACGAACGACCTGGATGAAGGACCGATCATCGCACAGGATGTTATTCCGGTGAACCACCGTTTTGACTGGAAAGAGATGCAGCGTGCCGGACGCGATGTGGAAAAAGTGGTCCTCTCCCGTGCACTCAACCTTGTGCTGCATGACCGTGTTTTCGTCAACGGAAACAAAACGATCATATTTTAA